The sequence ACCGCACCGATCGCGTGTTCCCGAACCTCGTCCCGGCCATGACCGGAAACGCCCTGCGCGCACGTGGCGCGTTCGCGGCCCTGATGGCTGCGGTCGTGCTGCTGTTGCTCGTGCCTGCGACGACAGCGCTGGCCCAGCCATCCGGTGCGCGTACCGCACTCATCATCGGCATCAGCCGCTATGCGGATCCGTCGGTGACGCCGCTGCGCGGTGTCGAGCACGACATGGCGAGCGCTCGTGCGATCGCACGCGCGATGGGCGTACCCGACACCGGCATGCGGGTGGTGCGCAACGCCGAAGCAACCAAGGCCAGCCTGCTCGCCATCCTGCGCGAGTTCGGCGACCGGGTCGGCGACGGCTCGCGCGCACTGGTCTACTTCTCGGGCCACGGCACCCGCTACTTCGATCCGCAAGCCGGCGGCTGCATCGAGGGCCTGCTCACCTACGACGGCCAGGTGATCACCAACACCGAACTGGCGCAGGCCACGCAGTCGGCCGGGCAACGCGCGGACAAGCTGGTGGTGATGCTCGATGCCTGCCACTCCGAAGGCGTGCTGCCCGGGCAGGCTGCCGCGTCGCGCGGACTCGGCCCGGCACTGGTGCCCAAGTTCAGTTCGCCGCCCGGTGGCGCTTCGGTTGCTGCCTGTTCGATGGTGTCGAACTACCGCACGCGCGCACTGTTCACCGAGTCGACCCGGCTCGGTGCGCTGCGCGAGAACGTGGTGATGATCGCCTCCGCGCGCCCGGACGAAGTGAGCTTCGACGACCCGAACAACGGCGGCGTGGCCACGCAGGGTATCCGCGACTGCATGCTCGGCAAGGCACGCGACCTGGATTCCTCGGGCGCGGTGAGCCTGGAGGAGATCCGGCGCTGCGCACAGTCGTTCGTGAACGAGCGACTGCGTCCCTACCCGAACCTCTCGCCGCACACCATCACCCTGGCCGGCAACCGCAACCTGGTACCGGTCCCAGTGGTGCGTCCTCCGGCGGCGCCCGTCCAGGCCCCGATCGCCCAGGCGCCTGCCCAGACTGCACCGACGCCGCCCCCGGCGCCCCCGGCACCGCCGCCGGCCACCCCGCCTGCCCCGGCGGTGCCTGCGCCACCCGTCGTACCCGCCCCGCCCCCGGTACAGGTGCCAGCCCAGGTGCCAGCGCAGGTACCCGTAGCCGTGGCGCCGAGCCCGGAGCCGGAGCCGCCTCCTCCGCCACCTCCGCTGGCCTCGCTCGCGACCCTGCAGGATATCGCCGCGCAGGCCGACCCGAGGCGCACGCCCCAGGTCAGTGGACAGTCGCGCGCGCTGCGCATCGGACGCGACTTCCTCGACCTCACGATCACGCCGCCACGCGATGGCTTCCTGTACGTGGTGCTGCTGGGCAGCGATGCCAGCAGCTTCTACCTGCTGTTCCCGAATGCACTGGACAGGGACAACCGTGTGCGCGCCGGCCAGCCGGTGCGGCTGCCGCGCGAGGACTGGCGCATCCGCGCCGCCGGGCCAGCCGGCACCAACCAGTTGCTGGTGGTGGTCTCGGATGCACCTCGCACGCTGGAACGCCTCAGCCGCTCGAAGCCGGATGCGAAGTCTCCCTTCACCTTCGCGCTGAACACGCTGGGTGGACGCGGCGCACTGTTCGATTTCCTGACCTCGGCACCGGCCGGCGGCACCGAAGCCTTCGGTGCGCAACTGTTCACCGTGGAGGAGGTCCGATGAAATCCAGTCTCGCCCCGGCCTGGCTGCTGCTCGCCTGGCTGGCACTGCCCGCTGCTGCACAGCCTGCTGCCGCACCGCCGGCCACTGCACAACCCACCGGCAACGCGACCGCGAACGACCTGGTCGATCGCCTGGCGCCGCCGCCGGCCGCTACCCGCGGCCTGCGCAACCTGGTGCCCGAGCCGCGCAGCGTCGACCTGGTGGTGCTGTTCGACTTTGACTCGGCGCGCATCCAGCCGGCCAGCCTGCCGCTGCTCGACAGCCTTGCCACCGCGATGCGCAGCGATCGCCTGGCGACGCTGCGCTTCCTGGTGGAGGGCCATACCGACGCCAAGGGCAACGCCGCCTACAACCAGAAGCTCAGCCAGCGCCGGGCCGAATCGGTAATCGGGCACCTGGCGTCCGTGGGCATCGAGCGCACGCGGCTGAGCGCCGAAGGACGCGGCGCCGCCGACCTGCTGCGCAAGGACCAGCCCTATTCGCTGGAGAACCGGCGCGTGCGCATCACCGCGATGCCCTGACCCCTGACCCCTAGCGCTTCCGTCCCGCCGCGCGTGCCTCGCGCTTCAACTCGAACCGGTACCGGTAGCGCTCCTCCGGATGCACGCTGACCGTGGTCTGGAACACCTCGCCATCGCGGCCGGTGTAGGTACGCATCACGACCATCGCTGGTGAATCCGCCGGGGCCTTGAGCGCGGCGGCCATCCGCTTCGGAATGCGCATCACGAAGATCTCGATGTCCGCCTGCTCGATCACCTCGTCAAAGAGGTCGACGATCTGCTCGCACACCGGTATCAGCGTGTGCCGGCGGTGCTTAGTCACGCCGGCGTACTTCGGCAGCACGTAGGTGTCGGTCCAGCACAGCGGCACGGCGGACTTTCCGGCGTAACGCAGCGTGGTGATCTGGAACCACTCTTTGCCGGTGGGGCAGTGCAGTTGCTGCGCCAGTCCGGCATCGGCCTTCAGGTAGCGGGTAGCGGTCACCTTGCGATGGGTGTCGCGCGGATAGTCGAGCAGTTCGTTCACGGAAGTGACCGCATGCGAGAGCACCACCGGCACGTGGGTGGCCACCACCACCGAGCCGGTACGCGGGCGGCGCACGATCAGTCCCTCGGCCGAGAGGGTCGCCAGCGCCTGGCGCAGCGTCGGACGGCTGGTGTCGAACAGCGTGGCGAGTTCCGCCTCGATCGGCAGCCGTGCCCCCAGCCCGTAGATGCCGGACTGGATGTCTGCGCGCAACCGGTCGGCGATCTGGGTGTGGCGGGGCAGGGTTTTCTCGGACGGCATCGTTGCAATCATCTTGACAATTCAGGGGGGCGTCGATACGGTCACGCACAGATGCCGGACGACCGGTCGACGCCAAGAATACTTGGACACGGAGGGGGCAGCATGGCTGGTCTTTCTTTTCGCAGCGTCGCGGCTGCGGTGCTGTTGGCCGTCCCGGCCATGGTCGCCGCGCAGCCGGCGTCGACCTACCCGGATCGCCCGGTGCGCGTGGTGAACCCGTCCTCGCCCGGTGGCGGCGCGGACGTGATCTCGCGCATCGTGATGCAGGAAGTGTCGAAGTCGCTCGGGCAGACCTTCATCATCGACAACCGTCCGGGCGCGGCAAACATCATCGCCACCGAGATCGCCGCGAAGGCGCCGCCCGATGGCTACACGCTGCTGATCGCGGCTACCGGCACCTTCGTTACCAACCCGCTGCTCTACGCGAAGCTGCCGTATTCGATCAACGACTTCGAGACGATCAGCATTGTTGCCGACGCGCCCTTCATCCTGTCGGTGCATCCGAGCGTGCCTGCGCGCACGGTGAAGGAACTGATCGGCTACGCGAAGGCGCAGGACGGCAAGCTCACCTTCGCCTCGTTCGGGCGCGGCAGCTCGTCGCACCTGGCAGGCGAGCTGTTCCAGTCGGTGACCGGAACGAAGCTGGTCCATGTGCCGTACAAGGGCGCGGCGCCTGGCATGGCTGACCTCGTCGCCGGGCAGATCACGATGGCCTTCGACAGCGGCCTGTCGTCGATCCCGCATGTGAACGCGAAGCGCATCCGTCCGCTCGGCGTGGCCGCACCGCAGCGCCTGCCCAGCATCCCCGACGTGCCGACGCTGGCCGAGCAGGGCCTTGGTGCGTTCGACGCCGGCACCTGGTACGGCGTGATGGCACCGGCGCGCACGCCGAAGCCGATCATCGACCGGTTGCATGGCGCGATCGTCAGGGCGCTCGCCCTGCCCGACGTCACGAAGAAGATCAACGACCTCGGCACCGCGGTGATCGGAAACACCCCCGCGGAGTTCAGCGCGCAGATCGCGCGCGAGAGCGAGCGCTGGGCCGCGGTGGTGAAGCAGGCCGGGCTGAAGCCGGAGTGAACGCGACCCCGGACGCCGTTTCGCGTTGCACCAGGTCCGGCTGCTGCGCATGACGTCGCCCGTCATCGTCCGCGCCGAAGCGATCCCGGTCTCGCTGCCGCTCGCGCGTCCGCAGCTGATGGGTGGCAGCCAGCGCTTCACGCATTCGGAGTCGCTGGTGGTGCGGCTCGAAACCGACAGCGGGCTGGTCGGCTGGGGTGAGGCGTCCGCCGCGCCGACGATGACCGGTGAGACGCTGCCTGGCATGAAGCTGGTTGCCGACCGCGTGCTTCTGCCGGTGCTCGAGCGTGCGCCGCTGATCGAGCGCGCGACGATCGAGCGGCGCCTCGATCGCGCGATCCCGGGCAACAGCGCAGCCAAGTGTGCGCTGAATGTCGCGCTGTACGACCTGCTCGGCCGCCACTACAAGGTGCCGGTGCATGCGCTGCTCGGTGGCCTCGCGCGCACCTGGGTCCCGGTGATGCATCTGCTGGCCAACGCCACCATCGACGAAGACCTCGACGAGGCAGTGCGCAAGCAGGCCGAAGGCATCCGCCTGTTCAAGGTGAAGGCGGGCGTGAAGCCGGTCGTCGATGAGATCGCGATGCTGGCCGAACTGCGTGCACGGCTCGGCCCGGCGGCGATGCTCTGCGCCGATGCCAACACCGGCATGGGGCTGCAGGACGCCTGCGACTATGCACGCGCGGCGGCTAGTGCTGGCCTGCTGTTCTTCGAGCAGCCGCTGCCCGACCACGATCTCGAAGGCATGATCAAGGTCGCGCAGGCCGGCGGCGCGCCCACCTGCGCCGATGAATCCGTGCACGACATCGACCACATCATCGCCTGGCAGCGTGCCGGCGCGATCTCGGGCGTGAACCTGAAGACGATCAAGCTCGGCGGCATCGCCGGGCTGATGCGTGCGGCGATCGTGTCCGGGCAACTCGGGCTGAAGATCAACCTAGCCTGCAAGGCGGGCGAGTCGAGCATCGGCACCGCCGCACTGGTGCACCTCGGCTACACCGTGCCCAACCTCGACTGGGGCATCACGCCGAGCAGCCAGTACCTCGCCAAAGACATCGTGCGCGCGCCGCTGCGCCCGGTCGACGGCAGCATCCCGGTGCCGATGGGCGATGGCTTGGGCGTGGACGTAGACGAGACGGCGGTCGAGCATTTCCGAATCGCCGTCTAGAACACTGCGCGACGCTGCGGCATTTGTATTGACAATTGAGCGGCCCGGTCCTAACGTCGGTGCATCGGCCCTCACGGCCCCCGCAACAAGGATCCGCGATGAATGCGCGAGCCCCGCTGGCCCTGGCGGTTGAACCGACTGCCGCTGCTGCAACTTTCCCCCCGCTTCCTGCCGGCACCGGCAAGGATTTCTCCGGTGTCTCCTATGCCGAGGCCGTGCAGCGTGCGGCCGACCTGATCCCGCTGCTGCGTGCCGAAGCGCCGGCGACCGAAGCCGCGACCCGGCTCACGGACAAGGTACTCGCTGCCCTGCACGAGAGCGGCCTGCTGCGCTCGCAGCAGCCGAAGGCCTGGGGTGGAATGGAGCTCGACTTCCCGGCGTTCTACGAGATCCCGGAGAAGCTCGGCCAGGGCTGCGCCTCGACCGCCTGGGTGTTCGCCAACCTGTCTTCGCACCATCGTCAACTCGTGCAGTGGGATCCGAAGGCGCATGAAGAGATCTGGGGCAAGGACCCGGACGCGCTGATCGCCTCCGGCATCGCCTATGTGCAGGGGCAGGGCACGCTGGTCGACGGTGGCCTGCTGCTGTCCGGCCAGTGGAGCTTCTCGTCCGGCGTCGACGTGTCCTCGTGGAACATGCTCGCCTGTGTGGTCAAGGATGCCGACGGCAAGCCGATCGACTGGTGCATGAACCTGGTGCCGCGCGAAGACTACGAGATCATCGACGACTGGCAGGTGCTGGGCATGCGCGGCACCGGTAGCCGTACCGTGCGTTGCAAGGACGTGTTCGTGCCGCAGCATCGTGTGCTGTCGATGCAGGTATCGAAGCCCGGTCACAGCTTCCCCGGCTTCAAGAAGCACGCCAACCCGATGTTCCGCGTCCCCAACTCGGCGCTCGGCGGCAATGCGATCGCGGGCGCGATGATCGGCAATGCCCGTGCGATGCTCGACGAGACGACGTCCTCGGTGAAGCAGCGTGCGACCAGCTACACCGGCGCCTCGATGCGTGACTTCCCTACCGTGCAACTGCGGGTGGGCATGGCCGGCGCGAAGATCGACGCGGCGCACGCCTGGCTGAAGGGCGACTGCCACGAAGGCTGGGCGCACTACAAGGCCGGCGGCAGCTTCGACCTCGAGACCAAGCTGCGCTATCGGCGCAACACCGCAATGGCGATGAAAATCGCCAACGAGGCGGTCGACATCCTCCAGGAGATGGCCGGCGCCAGTGCGATCTACGACAAGAGCCCGCTGCAGCGGATGTTCCGCGATGCGCATGCATCGTCCGGGCATGTGGTGTTCAGCACCGACATGCAGTTCACGCCCTGGGGGCTGGTGGCGCTGGGCGGAGCGTTCAAGAGTCCGACGATGTAGGCCTGTTGCAGGAGGCCCGGGCCGATGCCGCCGCCGGTCGCCTGCGCCGCCAGATCGGCAGGCGTGCGCTATGCTCGGTGCGCCATGTCATCGATCCATGCCAAGCACCCCACCCGAGGGCATGCCTGCGCGGCATTTCGTACGTTGCTGCTTGCCGCAGGGCTGGCCCTGCTCACGGTTGGCTGCGCCACGCCGTTCACTGCAGCCGACGTGCCGCTGGCGCAGCCGCCGATCGTCAGCGACCGCGCGCCCGAGCGGCCGCTCAAGGAAAGCTACTCGCTCCACAACAACACGGCGAAGGTAGGGCTGGCCGCCCTGCAACCGCTGGTGCCTGCCTATGCTGGCTCAGGCCGGCTGCTGGCAAGCTGGAACCCGCATCCCAAGGGCGTGGCGGGGCGTCCTACCTTCGTGGTCGTTCATGGTGGCCACGGACTGGTGCCCGGAAATTTCGCCACCGCGCTGTGGTTGCGCGATGCGCTGGGTGCGAACGTGCTGCTGCTCGACAGCTACTGGAGCCGCGGCCGCGAAGAGAACTGGGCCACCTGGACGGCGTTCGGCGCGAACATGCGGGCCCTCGACGCCGTCGCGGCCGCCCGTTGGCTGCGCGACAACCGGGCGTTGGATCCGGCCCGGATCTTCCTCTACGGTGACAGCCAGGGCGGCTGGACCGTACTGCGGACGTTCACCGACGAGCCCTTCCTGCGCAGCCAGGTGTCCGGCCTCTACCGCGCCGGCATCGCGCTCTACCCGAACTGCATCGCCGACGGCAGTCTGCATCGACCCGCGCTAAGTCCGTACATCGCGCCGGTCATCGTGTTCACCGGCGGCCGCGACACCGCGACGCCGATCGAGCCATGCGATCGCGCGGCGCTCACGCGCGCAGCGCAGTGGCACCACTATCCCGACCAGACGCATGGCTGGGATACGGCCAATCGCGGCGCGCACACCCCGGCAGTCGACGGCGAGTGCGGCAAGGCGATGAACGTGTACAACCGGTTTGCCGTGTGCCGCAGCGATGCCACGACGAACGACATGCGCCGCCGGATCGCGGCCTTCATCGACAGCCTGAAGCCGGTCGACGCGCGCTGACCCGGTCAGCGGGCTCGTCAGGCTGAAGTACGGTCACGCACTCGAAGACCGCGCCTTGCGGATCGAAACCTCGGTTCCTGCCATCTCGAGTTCTCTTGAAATGCGTACTGCCTGGTTGCGACCGTTTCGGAACAACGAAGCGCGACGTTCGGTCAGGATGGCCTCCAGGCATCAAAGGGCATATGGCAAGGTATCTGCCAAGTTCGCGCTGGTGGCAAATCTCTCGTTCTTGTTTCGTCGAACTCGGCTGTAGTGGATCCTGCCTGGACAGGTGGTGGACTGCAGCGCCGAATACATGGGCCAGGCTCCAGAAGCCCGCGCGCCCACCCCTTGCATGCTGCGACGCACCCTTGCTAAAGTCATTCAAACAGCCATCCCGCAACCCGCCCGCACGGGATGAGCCGCAGCTTCAAAGCCGCAGCTTCAAAGCCGCAGCTTCAAAGCCGCATACACATAAAGTGGGCAACGGGAGGAGGCACCATGACCACGACGACCGGTCCCCGGTATGTCGCAGACATGCTTCGCGCGTACGAAGTCTCGCATCTGTTCTTCGTGCCCCAGATGCTGCTCGAGACGCTGACCGCGCTCGAAGGCCAGTCGATCCGCCGCATCATGACCCACGGCGAGAAGGCCGCCGCCTACATGGCCGACGGCTATGCGCGCGCGTCGCGCCGGCCGGGCGTGTGCATGGCGCAGCACGTGGGTGCATCGAACCTCGCGGCCGGGTTGCGCGACGCCTACCTCGCCTGCTCGCCGGTGGTCGCGATCACCGGCGGCCCGGCGCCGCACCAGCGCTACCGCCATGCGTACCAGGAGCTGGAAGACTTCACCCAGTTCGACCACACCACCAAGTTCAACGCG comes from Rhodocyclaceae bacterium and encodes:
- a CDS encoding caspase family protein, which codes for MNRTDRVFPNLVPAMTGNALRARGAFAALMAAVVLLLLVPATTALAQPSGARTALIIGISRYADPSVTPLRGVEHDMASARAIARAMGVPDTGMRVVRNAEATKASLLAILREFGDRVGDGSRALVYFSGHGTRYFDPQAGGCIEGLLTYDGQVITNTELAQATQSAGQRADKLVVMLDACHSEGVLPGQAAASRGLGPALVPKFSSPPGGASVAACSMVSNYRTRALFTESTRLGALRENVVMIASARPDEVSFDDPNNGGVATQGIRDCMLGKARDLDSSGAVSLEEIRRCAQSFVNERLRPYPNLSPHTITLAGNRNLVPVPVVRPPAAPVQAPIAQAPAQTAPTPPPAPPAPPPATPPAPAVPAPPVVPAPPPVQVPAQVPAQVPVAVAPSPEPEPPPPPPPLASLATLQDIAAQADPRRTPQVSGQSRALRIGRDFLDLTITPPRDGFLYVVLLGSDASSFYLLFPNALDRDNRVRAGQPVRLPREDWRIRAAGPAGTNQLLVVVSDAPRTLERLSRSKPDAKSPFTFALNTLGGRGALFDFLTSAPAGGTEAFGAQLFTVEEVR
- a CDS encoding OmpA family protein, which produces MVDRLAPPPAATRGLRNLVPEPRSVDLVVLFDFDSARIQPASLPLLDSLATAMRSDRLATLRFLVEGHTDAKGNAAYNQKLSQRRAESVIGHLASVGIERTRLSAEGRGAADLLRKDQPYSLENRRVRITAMP
- a CDS encoding GntR family transcriptional regulator, with product MPSEKTLPRHTQIADRLRADIQSGIYGLGARLPIEAELATLFDTSRPTLRQALATLSAEGLIVRRPRTGSVVVATHVPVVLSHAVTSVNELLDYPRDTHRKVTATRYLKADAGLAQQLHCPTGKEWFQITTLRYAGKSAVPLCWTDTYVLPKYAGVTKHRRHTLIPVCEQIVDLFDEVIEQADIEIFVMRIPKRMAAALKAPADSPAMVVMRTYTGRDGEVFQTTVSVHPEERYRYRFELKREARAAGRKR
- a CDS encoding tripartite tricarboxylate transporter substrate binding protein, translating into MAGLSFRSVAAAVLLAVPAMVAAQPASTYPDRPVRVVNPSSPGGGADVISRIVMQEVSKSLGQTFIIDNRPGAANIIATEIAAKAPPDGYTLLIAATGTFVTNPLLYAKLPYSINDFETISIVADAPFILSVHPSVPARTVKELIGYAKAQDGKLTFASFGRGSSSHLAGELFQSVTGTKLVHVPYKGAAPGMADLVAGQITMAFDSGLSSIPHVNAKRIRPLGVAAPQRLPSIPDVPTLAEQGLGAFDAGTWYGVMAPARTPKPIIDRLHGAIVRALALPDVTKKINDLGTAVIGNTPAEFSAQIARESERWAAVVKQAGLKPE
- a CDS encoding acyl-CoA dehydrogenase, whose amino-acid sequence is MNARAPLALAVEPTAAAATFPPLPAGTGKDFSGVSYAEAVQRAADLIPLLRAEAPATEAATRLTDKVLAALHESGLLRSQQPKAWGGMELDFPAFYEIPEKLGQGCASTAWVFANLSSHHRQLVQWDPKAHEEIWGKDPDALIASGIAYVQGQGTLVDGGLLLSGQWSFSSGVDVSSWNMLACVVKDADGKPIDWCMNLVPREDYEIIDDWQVLGMRGTGSRTVRCKDVFVPQHRVLSMQVSKPGHSFPGFKKHANPMFRVPNSALGGNAIAGAMIGNARAMLDETTSSVKQRATSYTGASMRDFPTVQLRVGMAGAKIDAAHAWLKGDCHEGWAHYKAGGSFDLETKLRYRRNTAMAMKIANEAVDILQEMAGASAIYDKSPLQRMFRDAHASSGHVVFSTDMQFTPWGLVALGGAFKSPTM
- a CDS encoding dienelactone hydrolase; amino-acid sequence: MLLAAGLALLTVGCATPFTAADVPLAQPPIVSDRAPERPLKESYSLHNNTAKVGLAALQPLVPAYAGSGRLLASWNPHPKGVAGRPTFVVVHGGHGLVPGNFATALWLRDALGANVLLLDSYWSRGREENWATWTAFGANMRALDAVAAARWLRDNRALDPARIFLYGDSQGGWTVLRTFTDEPFLRSQVSGLYRAGIALYPNCIADGSLHRPALSPYIAPVIVFTGGRDTATPIEPCDRAALTRAAQWHHYPDQTHGWDTANRGAHTPAVDGECGKAMNVYNRFAVCRSDATTNDMRRRIAAFIDSLKPVDAR